From the Lathyrus oleraceus cultivar Zhongwan6 chromosome 3, CAAS_Psat_ZW6_1.0, whole genome shotgun sequence genome, the window ATTGCAATCTAAAACCATGGATCTGCTATTACTTCTACCAGATAAATCTCAATTTAGACTTAGAACAACAATTTATATTCCACGTAGCAACACGAAAGATGTTGGTTACACTGGGATTAACTTATAGAATGGTATAATTTTTCATAAACACACGGTACCTTTCTGTTTATGCAAAAGCAGCCTATTGTATTTTATTTATATACAGGAAGGGGGCCATATTCTCTTAAATTCAAGAGTATTTACATTAAATTATTGTATAAGAAAATCGTAGTCTCAATTTATCAATTAGATttagttaattttatttttaattttggaaTATATTAGCTGCGGATTTTGATTCCTGTGAATTTATCTAGGGATCTTCCTATCAAAAAATTTACTCACAAAGGTTTTAGCTGAGAACCATAAACTACAGAAAAAGCCGTAGGAAATCGATTTCCTACAATTTTTTTGAGTGTGGTTGTTGTCGTTGTACTATTGGCTGATGTGCCATATTATTCAACTTACTTTCCGTAAATATATTAAAGCATCTATCACTATTTCATACTGAATCAACAAAATAAAATCATTTTTCTCATTCAAATTCAGTActaaaaataatatattttatgataAAATTTTATTTCATCAAACAAAAAACTAAGGTGTAAATCATAGACGCGTCAAATTTTAATTTTCtctttttaaaatattttatattcTCTCGATTGAGCTGAGAATCGATTGGTAAAGTATTTAGAGGAAACACATTCGAATTTTAAGAACTACATTTTACCaccttttatgtttttaaatatttttatgaTATATTATCTCAGTTTTGCTAAAAACTAAGAGATAAATTATTTAGAGGACACATCTTCGAATCCGATTAATTTATCAccttttaatttttaaattttattttatgacATATTACCTTGGATTTGCTGGAAATCAAGGAATAAAGTAgcatattttattttatttttatattttttatttatgatCAATTTGATGAAAAAACAAGTAACAGATCTTTGTCGTCCATTTATAAAGTAGCAATGATTAAGATATTGTCAAATTATCAATCCACATGAAAAATTAGTGATCCACGTGAAACTATCACTAAGAAATTAAAACTTGAATGTCACAATCATCAATCTTGGATGCAAAGTGTTAAAATTTAAGCTTAACCTATTGAAAACAATGATAATGAAATCAAGAACATGAAAATATTTTAACGTTGTTTTCTTAATATAATATTTTCTCTAGTAATTCATTATTAAAAATGTTTAATATTAATTAGGAAAATATGAATGCAACTTATTAATGTTAGTTGTACTTGTATCAAGTAAAATGTTTAATATTGTTGTTTTTATCTATGgattttgttgtttatttttttaACGTGGCGATTTAATGTTTAAAGATTCTATGGATTCcgtttttgttgttgttattggtGTTGTTATTAATGATGATGAATAATTCTTAAAACAAAAGTTTCAGAAACCTTTAGTTATCGAGATTTATCATCTATTGATGCGGCAGATTCTATCAAGGTTTTGAGGGCTGTTGCAAAGCAAACTATGAAAGATCATAAGTATTACTGCAGCAAGAGAAAAGCATAAACTTATTTGAAACACAAATCAACAAAAATAATCTTTTTTTATTCAAAATACAAACCATAAATTCTTAGGCATATTGTCCATTTACTCTTTTGAGTATTGATGAAACAACTTGGAATTACCACATATTCCTTCAAGAAACAAAGTGCTAAAGAGATCCATTACATGTTTCTTAAGAACAAGGCCAATTTCAACTCCACCATTGCCATCTTTGCTATCTCCAAAACCAATTGATAAACCTTTATCTATGGACACTATCTCCACCTTTTCTGGCCTTCCATAACCAAAATCATTCTCATAAACACCAAATCTATTAGATCCAGCCACTCCAAAAGTTACAAATCCTTCCTTAAATAAAGAACCGTATTTATGAAACACATCAACCATATTTTCTTCTAAAACACCCTTTTCTTTTATCATCTTTATTTTCTCAAAAATACACTTAGCAACTAAAAACACACCATCTTCTTTTATGAAATCCAATGGATTTGTATCGATAAAATACCCTGGTACACAGTTTCCAAAATAGTTATCTGGTATTGGTAGCTCCAACCTTGCTCTACAGTCTACTGCAAAAGCCAAAGCAAacttttctttctctttttcaacttCATGAATAGCTTTTGCAATACAAACAAATGAATAAGCACAAGTGAGAATAAAAGAAGATAGAGTCTTTGGCTTTGATTCATTTGTATCCATTATTTCCCATTTCGATAACACCTTTTGCTTTATTTTATCCAAATCTTCACGCGTGAGCTTGAATGTAGCACGAACAGATTCTTCCAGTTTTGGTTCAGAAGGAAAAATCTTTAGGCTTCTTTCATTTCCGTTTTCAGCTGGGAATAACTTGGATAAGATCTCGATTGAGTTATTTTCTGTCGTGCCTTTGATGATATCTCTGTTGAATAAAGGCTCTAACTCTGGCAACAAAGGTGGTGATTCTCCAGTTTCAATGTTTTTTTTGCTTAGATAAGCCCAAGCTTTGACGAACATGGATAAAGATTTTCCATCAAAAACAGCATGGTGTGTAGTGATTCCTATGCTGAAGCCAGAGCTTGGGAAAAGAGTGATTTGGATTGAGATAACAGAAGCACACAAATGTGATGATTCCAAGTTGGGAATAAAAGAACGAGACAAAGAAGCTTCATGGGGTGAGTTTCCAATGACATGCTGGAAATCAGCATCAGACTCTGCTATGAGCAAGGAAACCCCATTATCATTGTCATTGGGATTGAACTGCATGAATGGTTTTGAAGAATCCGAAGGCCAAACGATTTTACCAGCTAAAGGGAGAAAGTGTTGGAGAGTTAAAGAGAGTGAAGATTTGAGATTTGGAACAATATGTTGGAAAAAGAAAGAAGGGTGGGAGTGTGAATCATGGAGGGCGTAAAAGTAGATTCTCTCATTTGGATGGAACCTTAGCCAAACAATGTCAAGGAAAGTGAGAGggattgttgatgttgttgtttgGGTTGATGATGGAGGAACAACTTTGATTTGTTGATGGATTATAGTGTTGTTCTTGTTGGAAGACATGGAAAGCTCGAAGGAAGTATTATTGATTTCTCTATAATGAAAGACTAGAATGAAACTGAATATATAGTATATAATATAGAAGTGATCTGTCACATAGGAAAATGCAGGTTTAATTCTTATTTTAGAGAAAGTGTTGCAACACGCTACAAATATTTTATTTAGGTTAGCAAATGCACGTTCCATTCATTAATATTTCATATTGAGATCTTTCCTATGAATTAGCGCTGCTTTTATTTTAATATCTTCAGAATTTGATGAACAACATGCTCCACCATGTTGCCTAATATGTCATCAACAACACACACGAGAGCTCTCTCAAGACTCTCATTGTGTTTTTCAATCACTTCCTCCAAAAGTAGAACATCTTCTTCGGTTGTTAAGGTTTCTATTGAAACCATCCTTACAAGGGCTAATCCCATTTCATATAGATACTTCCATTATTGCACAATATCCTCTTGATGGGGAAGAAATGATACATTCTGCATTCTAAGAAACACCACTATTAAACTTGTTGTTACTCACATTAGTCTCCCTTACTAGGTTGGCAAAAGGACGGTTTTTTACGGATATTTTGGGTTTTAATTTGATGATTTTAGAATGATCAATATGATCAAAAGTTTCATCCTCACAAGGACTTCAATCGTTTAGCATAGTTTTTCCGAATATATCATAAAATCTTTGTTTTTCCTCAAGATCAATGACATCAGTTTCCTTATCTACAAGATGATTTTTATAAGCAAGTGAGTTATTGCTTTTGATAGCACTCAGATTGTCACAAAACAATGTCATGATTTTTTGATCCACATTGTATTCCTTCATCACATGCTTCCTCCATAATAGTTGAGTACAACTGCTCTTTGCAGCCAGATATTCATCCTTTGTGGTTGATAATGAGACACAATTTTGCTTCCATGATATAAAGAAGTTCCAAATAAGGAAGCACGCATTAGATGTGTCCTTTCTATCATCTACACTAACAGCCCAATCAACATTACAATACCCACCCGAAATTAGTCGGTGTCTTGTGAGTAAAGTATACAAAAGTGATATGGCCCATTGACATACCTTAAGATTCTCTTAATTTAATCTGGATGACTTGCCTTGGATTTTGCTTGAGATCTTGCACATAGTCGGATTTCATGATCATACGTATACTTCTTGATGCTCTTTGCTTTCTTGTCATGTGACTTGATTAAATTTTCCATAATTCTATTTATTATGATGACACAAAGAAGACCTTTAGCTTTCCTATTCAATTACCAGTCGAGAAAGGATCTTTTCATATTCACATTCAACTGATAAAGAATAGCCTTCTAACTACCTGATATTTTTGGTACCAATTTGATTTCTTCTAGAATATCATGATATAGCATATCTTCACACAATGCTTTTTTCAGGATCATGGCTTTTATCACCAACACTAGATATGATAGTAAATGATATTTATTTTCCTTCATGTAAATGATATTTATTTTCCTTATGCATTACACATTTTGACTTCCCAGATTGATATCTTGGGTCTCTTCCCAAAAGCCATGTGATGATGATTTCTCATAGGTCCATTTAGGAGTATAACATCAATCACCATTCCTCCATCATCTATATCAGTCATCCCAGCAAGTGGAAGGTTGAAGAGAGCAATATTTAGAACACATGTCTTGAAATACAGCCTGAGACTCGACTTCAAGATAGCAGGAGTAACACCAATCCCAACTTTACCCAACTCACTATCATGATTTTGGTTAATCAGAACTCCAGACATATGATAAGgaattccataattccttttcTTCTTTAACTCTTTCTTCTGAACCACTCTTGGTTATTTGACGTTGAGGACCTCCAGCCTGACCATCAGCCATATCTTCAACGAAAACCCTTGCTTGAGGCTCATAAAATCCATATATCGTAAATGAGAAGTATGAGAAAGATGTTAAACTATCTGGTAATACATCTTTGTTTGCTTCTCAAGGTAGAAAACTTTATAGCTACTTCCTTCTTCAGCATTTAAATCATTACATATGTAACAACTCTTTCTGCAAAAATCCCCAAGCTTTCCATTCCAAGACTTAATTTTATTTCTAACATGTGTAATCAACCAACCCACAAACATTTTTCCAAAGACTACTAGGCTCTAAATTTCTCATTGCATATGGAAATACATAGGCACAAGATTTTAAAATCCTAAAGAGGACACTAATAAAAAACTAACATGTTCTTCTTTTATCTTCTTTTTTTGTAAATAGCTTTAAACGAATAAACAATTACAAACATTACTTAAGCAAACACTTAACCCTAGTCTATTAGGAGGTCcccattgagtacaacgaatgtgaaaggtgctaataccttcccatcgcataatcgactcccgaatccGCTTTGGTTGCAATGACAATGTTATCCTTTTTTCTTAGGATTTTATCGTTATTTCCCTTTTccttaggaataaataaaattcggtggtgactctgttaGTCATCCGCGAACCTGCGATGCACTCGTAAGGTCATACTTTTCGAGATGCATCAGGTGCAAGTTGTAAATGGAGGCGGAATGAAGATGTAGTGT encodes:
- the LOC127128654 gene encoding malonyl-CoA:anthocyanidin 5-O-glucoside-6''-O-malonyltransferase, which gives rise to MSSNKNNTIIHQQIKVVPPSSTQTTTSTIPLTFLDIVWLRFHPNERIYFYALHDSHSHPSFFFQHIVPNLKSSLSLTLQHFLPLAGKIVWPSDSSKPFMQFNPNDNDNGVSLLIAESDADFQHVIGNSPHEASLSRSFIPNLESSHLCASVISIQITLFPSSGFSIGITTHHAVFDGKSLSMFVKAWAYLSKKNIETGESPPLLPELEPLFNRDIIKGTTENNSIEILSKLFPAENGNERSLKIFPSEPKLEESVRATFKLTREDLDKIKQKVLSKWEIMDTNESKPKTLSSFILTCAYSFVCIAKAIHEVEKEKEKFALAFAVDCRARLELPIPDNYFGNCVPGYFIDTNPLDFIKEDGVFLVAKCIFEKIKMIKEKGVLEENMVDVFHKYGSLFKEGFVTFGVAGSNRFGVYENDFGYGRPEKVEIVSIDKGLSIGFGDSKDGNGGVEIGLVLKKHVMDLFSTLFLEGICGNSKLFHQYSKE